In the genome of Quercus robur chromosome 3, dhQueRobu3.1, whole genome shotgun sequence, one region contains:
- the LOC126718548 gene encoding serine/arginine-rich splicing factor RSZ21, which yields MSRVYVGNLDQRVSERDLEDEFRMYGVLRSVWVARRPPGYAFVEFDDRRDALDAVHALDGKNGWRVELSHNSKGGGGRGGGGGGGGGRGRGGGEDLKCYECGEPGHFARECRLRIGSRGLGSGRRRSPSPIRRRRSPDYGYGRRSYSPRGRRSPRRRSISPPRRRSYSRSPAYRRARQDSPYANGD from the exons ATGTCTCGGGTTTATGTTGGGAATTTGGATCAACGAGTGTCCGAGAGGGATCTCGAAGATGAATTCCGAATGTATGGTGTTCTTCGGAG TGTTTGGGTTGCTCGAAGACCACCAGGATATGCATTTGTTGAGTTTGATGATCGCAGGGATGCTCTAGATGCCGTACATGCATTGGATG GGAAAAATGGTTGGCGTGTGGAGCTTTCTCATAATTCTAAGGGTGGCGGAGGCCGTGGCGGTGGAGGTGGCGGCGGTGGTGGACGTGGGCGTGGTGGAGGGGAGGACTTAAAGTGTTATGAGTGTGGAGAACCTGGTCATTTTGCTCGAGAATGTCGCTTGCGCATTGGCTCACGAGGCTTGGGAAGTGGACGACGTCGAAGCCCTAGCCCTATTCGACGTCGGAGGAGTCCAGACTATGGGTATGGGCGCAG GAGTTATAGTCCCCGTGGCAGAAGATCTCCACGACGCCGCAGCATTTCGCCTCCTAGACGTCGCAGCTACAGCAGGTCCCCTGCATATCGCCGTGCTCGCCAAGATTCACCTTATGCTAATGG AGACTAA
- the LOC126718547 gene encoding uncharacterized protein LOC126718547 gives MENNHIMMNQKLLEKSHDLQKQKLEVFDILREALIVSFKNFNFIIFIFLASLPFFGFMVYYETFLQRTFVEASHILKHPPSYSTYNWPLPEFLVKTVTKDFFHELVQLSFLYLVPLHLFELCTVIVTVDLASRIYAEETPMTLKEMIHKPIYGARLRGTFVTSFYVLFLSTCTLLGLIWLATNYYVIFANSVVDVLFAVSYGAAFVVLLTKFLEWSAMWNMSIVISTLEGLYGVEAFALSAYFSKGIGRRGLHLMLVFFVWGLSLRLPCLYFGCYEGGRGIVAQICLFCLGNTLKWVVCTVYFYDCKKRILEKKVDEEVGRDIDAIDA, from the coding sequence ATGGAAAATAATCATATTATGATGAACCAGAAATTGCTTGAGAAAAGTCATGATTTGCAAAAACAGAAGCTGGAGGTCTTTGATATCCTTAGAGAAGCTCTAATAGTCTCTTTCAAGAATTTCAACTTCATCATCTTTATCTTTCTGGCTTCACTccctttttttggtttcatggtTTACTATGAAACTTTCCTTCAAAGGACTTTTGTTGAAGCCTCACATATCCTAAAGCATCCACCTAGTTACTCCACCTATAATTGGCCGTTACCtgaatttttggtaaaaacAGTGACCAAAGATTTTTTTCATGAATTGGTTCAACTTAGCTTCCTTTATCTGGTGCCCCTTCATCTCTTTGAGCTTTGCACCGTGATTGTGACTGTTGATTTGGCATCAAGGATATATGCAGAAGAGACACCAATGACTCTCAAGGAGATGATACATAAGCCCATTTATGGAGCAAGACTGAGAGGCACTTTTGTCACATCATTTTACGTTCTCTTCTTATCAACTTGCACTCTACTCGGATTGATATGGTTAGCCACAAACTACTATGTTATATTTGCAAATTCTGTTGTTGATGTGTTATTTGCTGTGTCTTATGGGGCAGCTTTTGTAGTACTACTAACAAAATTCTTGGAATGGAGTGCTATGTGGAATATGAGTATTGTCATTTCAACGTTGGAGGGGTTATATGGGGTTGAAGCATTTGCGCTTTCTGCTTATTTTAGCAAAGGTATTGGGCGGCGTGGGTTGCATTTGAtgcttgttttctttgtttggggACTGAGCTTAAGGTTGCCATGCCTCTATTTTGGATGCTATGAAGGAGGGAGAGGAATTGTTGCACAAATTTGCTTGTTCTGCTTGGGGAATACGCTGAAATGGGTGGTCTGCACGGTCTATTTCTATGATTGCAAGAAGCGGATTTTAGAGAAGAAAGTTGATGAGGAAGTAGGAAGAGATATTGATGCCATTGATGCATAA
- the LOC126719841 gene encoding uncharacterized protein LOC126719841 — translation MPEQKLGENIHDKRNQKLEAFDVLRAALEISFKNFNFIIFVFLISLPLLCFMVYYEIFLQRTLVETSNIVNEPPGYFYYKRSIPDFSTEETSLQITKDLFEKLFHLGFLYLVPLHLVEFCSVIVIIDLASKIYVEERPLTLKEMKDMINKLYYGARVRGTFITSIYILFVSTCILLGLIWLITNSFQLGLMWLFADYHFIIKDSAIDVFFAVFYGIAFVALLTKYLEWSAMWNMSIVISVLEGIYGGEAFALSAYFNKGSEGCGLLLMLVFFVWGLGLRLPCLYFGCYEGGRGIVAQISLFCLGNVLKWVVCMVYFYDCKKRILEKKADEEVGRDIEAVGA, via the coding sequence ATGCCAGAGCAGAAGCTGGGCGAGAACATTCATGATAAGCGGAACCAGAAGCTGGAGGCCTTTGATGTCCTTAGAGCAGCTCTTGAAATCTCTTTCAAGAATTTCAATTTCATCATTTTTGTCTTTCTGATTTCCCTGCCTCTTTTATGCTTCATGGTTTACTATGAAATTTTCCTTCAGAGGACACTGGTTGAAACCTCAAATATCGTTAATGAGCCTCCTGGTTACTTCTACTATAAGAGGTCGATTCCTGATTTTTCAACTGAAGAAACGAGTCTTCAAATTACCAAAgatctttttgaaaaattgtttcaCCTTGGTTTCCTCTATCTGGTGCCTCTACATCTCGTTGAGTTCTGCAGTGTGATTGTGATTATTGATTTGGCGTCAAAGATATATGTAGAAGAGAGACCATTGACTCTCAAGGAAATGAAGGATATGATAAATAAGCTTTACTATGGAGCAAGAGTGAGAGGCACTTTTATCACTTCAATTTACATTCTCTTCGTATCAACTTGTATTCTACTCGGGTTAATATGGTTAATCACAAATAGTTTTCAACTTGGATTGATGTGGTTATTCGCAGACTACCATTTTATTATCAAAGATTCTGCCATTGATGTGTTCTTTGCAGTGTTTTATGGAATAGCTTTTGTAGCACTGCTAACAAAATACTTAGAATGGAGTGCTATGTGGAATATGAGCATTGTCATTTCAGTGTTGGAGGGGATATATGGGGGTGAAGCATTTGCTCTTTCTGCTTATTTTAATAAAGGTAGCGAGGGGTGTGGGCTGCTTTTGATGCTCGTTTTCTTTGTTTGGGGACTGGGTTTAAGGTTGCCATGCCTCTATTTTGGATGCTATGAAGGAGGGAGAGGAATTGTTGCACAAATCAGCTTGTTCTGCTTGGGGAATGTGCTGAAATGGGTAGTCTGCATGGTCTATTTCTATGATTGCAAGAAGCGGATTTTAGAGAAGAAAGCTGATGAGGAAGTTGGAAGAGATATCGAAGCTGTTGGTGCATAA